One window from the genome of Acinetobacter lanii encodes:
- a CDS encoding DUF4007 family protein, which produces MKSDIFNLHFSGHETFALRYGWLNKAYNNFSLNEKDIEKQVVELGVGKNMVNSIKYWAEVSGLVPLKDSENSKQNYKTAISEIFAKYDTYLELNESTWLLHYFIQKNFTDLTLARWYFNYCNKQVFEKSELLSDLIFWLETNGLKLPSEATLQKDLDCFILCYSKKLSKKQLNEDAFISPLNELNLIYQVDSHKFKADLLEQKNLSVDIFLYCLTDFWQTHFSEAPSLSVDMISTYPGSPGRLFRLNNASVDYFLNQCAVIDDRFNWTDTLGMRSLSCLDIKNVNLNELLANIYREYQK; this is translated from the coding sequence ATGAAATCTGATATTTTTAATTTACATTTTTCGGGTCATGAAACCTTTGCACTACGCTATGGTTGGCTAAATAAAGCATATAATAATTTTAGTTTAAATGAAAAAGATATTGAAAAACAAGTTGTTGAGCTTGGTGTTGGTAAAAATATGGTTAACAGTATTAAATACTGGGCTGAAGTTTCAGGGTTGGTGCCGCTCAAAGATTCTGAGAATAGTAAACAAAACTATAAAACTGCAATAAGTGAAATTTTTGCAAAATATGATACTTACTTAGAGTTGAATGAATCTACTTGGTTACTACACTATTTTATTCAAAAAAACTTTACTGATCTAACACTTGCTCGCTGGTATTTTAATTATTGTAATAAACAAGTCTTTGAGAAATCTGAATTACTTAGTGATCTTATATTTTGGCTTGAAACAAACGGTTTGAAGCTACCTTCGGAAGCGACTTTGCAGAAAGATTTAGATTGTTTCATTCTTTGTTACTCAAAAAAACTAAGTAAGAAACAGCTTAATGAAGATGCTTTTATTTCGCCATTAAATGAACTAAATCTAATTTATCAGGTGGATTCTCATAAGTTTAAAGCTGATCTACTTGAGCAAAAAAATCTTTCAGTGGATATATTTTTATATTGCTTAACAGATTTTTGGCAAACACATTTCTCGGAAGCTCCTTCACTAAGTGTAGATATGATTTCGACTTATCCGGGAAGCCCTGGTCGTTTATTTCGTTTAAATAATGCATCGGTTGATTATTTCTTAAATCAATGTGCAGTTATTGACGATCGTTTTAACTGGACTGATACATTAGGAATGCGAAGCTTATCTTGCTTGGATATCAAAAATGTAAATTTAAACGAACTACTGGCTAATATTTATCGTGAGT